CGGTGTACCCGTCGGCGTGCAGCTGCAGCGCCAGTTCGTCCGCGCGGTGGTGGTCCCCCGCCGCGACCGCCTCGCGCAGGGCGGGCAGGACGTGGGCGGCCCCGCCGTCGGTGCGGGGTTCCAGGGGGCCGCCGGACCACAGGGTGTCGGCGTTGAGGTCGAACGTCTCGGTCCCGACACCCCCGGAGGCGGTGACCCCCAACCGCCCGTCCCCCAGCAGGAACGCGTCGGCGAAGCGGCTCGCCGGTCGGTCGCAGCGCAGGACGTGCCGGGGGGCGGGCTGGTGGGTCATGTCTCTCCGTACGTGGTGGTGGATCCGGACGCTCGACCGGGGGTCACTTCGAGGCGTCGTACGCCTTCTGTTGGATCTCCAGGTACCGCGGAAGACCCGTGGACTGCAACTCCTCGACGTAGGACGTCCACGCGCCGTCGTCGTTCACGTCGCGGCTGCCCGTGATGAACTCGGCGCTGGCCTGGGCGACGAGGTTGTCGATGTTCGTCGTGAGCTCGGCCACCTCCGCGGACTCCTCCTGCGGCACCCAGACCGACCAGTACGGGAACACCTGGTCCTGCGGCACGTGGGGCTCGTAGAGCTTGCTGGCCGCGTAGAGCATACGCTCGTAGCCGTCCGCGGGCTGGACCTGGGCGTTGCGGAACTCGGCGTTCTCGTTGTACTGCGCCAGTGCGCCCCAGCCGTCGTTGGCCGGCTTCACGTTGGGGTCCGTCTCGGGGATGCGGGCGATGGGAGTGAGGGTCTCGTCGAGCGCGGTTTCGCCGGGCTCGGGCTTGAACCAGTCCTTGCCCTCGATGCCGAACTCGGCCCGCAGGTGCTGGTCCTGGGGGAACATGTGGTCGAGCATCTTGATCGCGGCGACCTGCTCGTCCTCGCTGGCCTTGTTGGTCAGCGCGAACGTGGCGCCGGGCATGCTCGGCAGGTTGTAGGACGCGTACTGGACCCCCTTCGGGCCCTTGAGCGGCGCCAGGGCCTGGTAGGCCTCGTCACGGCCGTCATCCTGGTAGGTGGTGACGAAGATCCCGGAGTGCAGGGCGGTCGCGGCGCCGATGAGCGGGGCCTCCGCGTTGTCGCCCTTGGCGATCAGGGCGTCTCGGTTCTGGGTGAAGGCACCGGGGTCGATCAACCCTGCGTCGTACATCTTGTTCATGAACGCGAGGGCATCCCGGTAAGCGTCCTGCTGCGCCTGCAGCGTCACCTTGCCGTCCTGCAGGGCCAGGGTCGAGGGGAAGGTGGCGCTGCCCTGCGGGTCGTAGAGGAAGGCGTTGGCGAAGTACGGCAGCAAGAGGTCGTCCACGCTGGAGGTCAGCGGGATCTCGTCGGCCTTGCCGTTGCCGTTGGGGTCCTGGGTCTTGAAGGCCATCATGACGTCGAAGAACTCGTCCGTCGTCGTGGGCATCTGCAGGTTCAGCTTCTTCAGCCACTCGGTGTTGATCCACAGCTTGGCCTGGTAGCTGCAGTGGAAGCAGTCGTTCCACTGCGGCAGACCGTAGATCTTGCCGTCGGGCGCGGTGGCGAGGTCCTTGAAACCCGGGAAGTCCGCGAACGCCTGCTTGATGTTCGGAGCGTTCTGATCGATGAGGTCGTTCAACGGCTGCAGGACGCCCTGCTGGCCGTAGCGCAGGAGGTCCTGCTGGGAGAACTGGTCCACCCACGGGATCATGAGGAAGACCTCGGGGTAGTCCCCGCCGGCGAGCTGGATGCGGCGCGCCTCGGCGGCCGTCGACCCGTCGTACGTCGTGGTCTGCCAGTCGAACGTGTACCCGGTGAGCTCCTCCATCTCCTTCGAGAAGGAGTTCGTCTTCAGGTCGGTGTCGGGGCCCTGGGCGGCGAAGATCGAGAGGTTGTCCGCGTCGCCCGGGTCGTCGCCGCCGGAGCAGGCGGTCGTCGCGAACAGCGTCACTGCGGCCAGGCCGACGGCGAGCGTGCGGGCACGGGAGCGGAACCGGCTGGGACTGGACATGGGGATCCCTTCGAGGGGCGGTGACGACGGCGTCACCGGAGCGGACGGGAGGGTCGAGCGGGGTTCAGCCCTTGACGGCGCCGACGAGGATGCCCTTGGTGAAGTAGCGGGCCACGAACGGGTAGACGAGCAGCAGCGGCACCGTCGCGATGACGATGAGGGAGTACTTCAGGAGGTTCGCCAGCTGCTGGCGTTCCATCATCGCGGCGGCGTCGGTGCTGCCCCCGGAGGTGTTGAGCACGAGGATGTTGCGCAGGACGATCTGCAGCGGCGCCAGGTCGGGGTCGCGCAGGTACAGCAGGGCGTCGAAGTAGGAGTTCCACTGGGCGATGCCGTACATGAGCGCGATGACGGCGATGAGCGGTTTGGCCAGCGGCAGGACGACCGTGAAGAGGATCCGCAGGTCGCTGGCCCCGTCGATCGCGGCGGCCTCGTGCAGCTCCTCGGGGATCGAGGACCGCAGGAACGCGATCGCGATGATGACCTGCCACACCCCGATCGCCTGCGGCAGCAGCAGCGCGCCACGGGTGTCGAGCAGACCCAGGGCCTGCACCACGAGGTAGGTCGGGATGATGCCGCCGGCGAAGAGCATCGTGAAGACGACGGCCTTGGTGATGACCGTCCGGCCCCACAGGTCCGGCCGGGACAGCGGGTAGGCGATCATGATGGTCAGGGTCACGCTGATCGCCGCGCCGGCCAGGGTGTAGAAGACCGAGTTGGCGAAGCCGGTGAGGATGGCCGAGTTGGACAGCGCCACCTCGTACCCGCGCAGGGTGGGGTCGACGGGCCAGAGGAACACCCGCCCGGCCGACACCGCCGCCGGCGAGCTGAACGAGCTCGCCACGATATAGACGAGCGGCACCAGCACGATGACGAGGGCCGTCACCAGCAGGACGTAGACGCCGACCATGAAGACCTTGTCGACGGCCGGGTCCTTGACCTGCCGCGCGCGGTGCACCTGCTGCGGCCCTCGGGTCCGCCGCCGCGGTTCCGTCGTCGTCCCGCTCACCACAGACCACTCCCCGTGACTCGTTTGGCGACCTTGTTGACCGTCAGCAGCAGCACGAGGTTGATGACGGAGTTGAACAGGCCGATGGCGCTCGCCAGGCTGAAGTCGGCGTTGATGAGCCCGACCTTGTACGTGTAGGTCGCGATCACCTCGGACTGCGACAGGTTGAGCGGGTTCTGCAGCAGGAACGCCTTCTCGAACCCCAGCGACATGACGTTGCCGACGCCGAGGATGAGGATGATGACGGCGGTGGGCGCGATGCCCGGCAGGTCGACGTTGATGATCTTCTGCAGCCGGTTCGCGCCGTCGACGCGCGCGGCCTCGTAGAGCGTCGGGTCGATGCCCGCCAGCGCCGCGAGGTAGATGACGGCCGAGTAGCCCGCCGTCTGCCACACGTCCGTCCAGACGTAGATGTGCCGGAAGGCGTTCGGGTCGCCCAGGATGTTCGGGTCGTCGGCGCCGAAGAAGCCGAAGACGTCCGACATCAGGCCGATCCGCGGCGACAGGATGAGGATCGTCATCGAGACGATGATCACCGTGGAGATGAAGAACGGCGCGTAGGTGACGAGCTGCACGGTCTTGGCGAAGAAGCGCAGCCGCACCTCGTTGATGGCCAGCGCCAGGATGATCGGGATCGGGAAGCCCGCCAGGACGGCGTAGACGGACAGCAGGAACGTGTTGGACACGATGCGCCCGAACACGGGGTTGTCGAAGAAGCGCTGGAAGTTGGCCAGGCCGACCCAGTCGCTGCCCCAGATGCCGTCCACCACGTTGTACTGCTTGAACGCGATGACGGCGTTGACCATCGGGACGTACTTGAAGACGACGAACCACAGCAGCGGGACCGACAGCATGACGTAGAGCTGCCAGTGCCGGCGCAGGCTGCGACGGGCCGCCGAGGGCGCCCGGGTGCTGGTGCCGGCCGCGTCCGCGACCTTCCCGGGCCGCAAGGGGGTCAGCGCCACGACGACGACCCATTCATCAGACCACTGGAACCGGCCGCGGCGTGCTGTGCACCGGCACAACGCTGACCGCCGCCGAAGTTCGCGTGCACGAGCACAGCGCCTCCTCATCGAGTACGTCAGGCGGGATTGGCTGCGACCGTATTCGTCAGATGTTTGGGGTGTCAAGGCACAGCGGCACTTGGTGCCACACACAGGAACGGCCGCCCGTGGGTGCGGACGGCCGTTCCAGGGGTGGGTGGGTCAGCGCGCGGTGGTCGCGGCCTTCTCGCGCTGGCGCCGGACGTACGCGCGCGCCCACGGGTCGGCGAAGCGGGCGAGCACCGGGCCGAGCACGGCCATGACCAGCACGTAGGCCGCGGCGAGCGCCGCGAGCCGGGCGTCGACACCGGCGGCCGTCGCGAGCCCGGCGATGACGATGGAGAACTCCCCGCGCGGGATGAGGGCGGCCCCGGCACGGATCCGCCCGGGGACCGCGATGCCCGCGCGACGGGCGGCCACCCACCCCGTCACGAGCTTGGTGACGACGCCCACGACGACGAGGACGAGGGCGGGCAGCAGGACCGGCGGCAGCGAACTGGGGTCGGTGGACAGGCCGAAGGAGACGAAGAAGACCGCCGCGAACAGGTCTCGCAGCGGTTCGAGGCGGTGGTGCGCCTCCGGTGCGAGGTCGTTGGACAGGCTGATCCCCAGCAGGAACGCGCCCACGGCGGCCGAGACGTGGAGCTGCTCGGCCACCCCGGCGACGAGCAGCGCCAGGCCCAGCACGCGCAGCAGGGTCACCTCGCCGGAGCCACCGGAGACGAACTTGGAGATGACCGAGCCCCAGCGCAGCGCGACGACGAGCGCGACGGCCAGGCAGGCGAGGGCGATGAGCACCGACCCGGTCGCCTCCCAGACCCCCGAGGCGGCGAGGACCGCGGTGAGGATCGGCAGGTAGACCGCCATCCCCAGGTCCTCCAGCACGAGGATGCCCAGGACGGACGGGGTCTCCCGGTTGCCCAGGCGGCCGAGGTCGGCGAGGACCTTGGCCACGATGCCCGAGGAGCTGACGGCCGTGATGCCGAACATCGCCAGCGCCCCGACCGGCCCGAAGCCCAGCAGGAGCCCGAACGCGGCGCCGGGCAACCCGTTGAGCAGCAGGTCGAGCACGCCGACGGGCGCCTGCCGTCGCAGGTTGCCCAGCAGGTCCCCCGCGGAGTACTCCAACCCCAGCAGGAGCAGGAGCATGACGACGCCGATCTCGGACGCGGCGTCGAGGAACCCCTCGGGGGCGTTCAGCGGGACGACGCCGCCGGCCCCGAACGCGAGCCCGGCCAGCAGGTACAGCGGGACCGGGGAGATGCCCAGCCGGCCGGCGAGGCGACCGACGAGACCGAGCCCGAAGATGACCGCACCGAGCTCGATGAGCAGAGCAGCGGTGTGCACCTGTTCCAGACCCGTTCCCCTCCTCCTGCTCCGACCGTGGGCTGCGACCCGGACCTAGCCGTTGTGCAGCAGCTCCGCGGTCGCGCGGACCCCTTCCTGGGTCCCGACCACGACGATCTTGTCACCGGAGGAGAACTGCTGGGACGGCGCGGGCGACGGCACGACCTCGCCGTTGCGGACGAGCGCGACGACCGAGGCCCCCGTGCGGCTGCGGATGGCCGCGTCGCCGAGCGTCTTGCCGACGTAGGGCGAGGAGTCCTCGAGGTAGATGCCCTCGGTGGCCAGGCCCTCGATCTGCTCGCGCAGGCGCGCCAGGCGCTCGATGACGCGGGGCTGACCGAGCAGCTCGGCCAGCACCTCGGCCTCGTCGCCGTCGAGGTCGACGACGGCGTGGCAGGCGTCGGGGTCGTCTTGGGAGTACACCAGCAGCTCGCGCTCACCGCCGCGGGTCGAGATCACGCCGATGCGCCGTCCGCGCGCGGTGGTGAAGTCGTGCCGCAGCCCGACGCCGGGCAGCTTGGTCTCTTCCAGGTCCACGGTCCTCAGTGTCCTCCAGGCTCGAGGGAGCCGACGACCAGGGCGGCGGCTGTCCCCCGGACGCCGCAACCGCGGGGCGTCCTGCACTCGTCAACGACCGCGAGGGCCCGCGGCTTCCCCGACACGGCGGGGATCCCGGCGGCAAGCCCTTGCCCGGCGGGGATCCGTCGTGCATGATCTGCGGACCCGCGGTGCAGCGATGCACACCGCCGTGCACGGACGTGATCGTCGGTGTCGGGGCGGCGCTGCGGACAACTGAAGACACACCCATTCCACAACGGATCGTCCGGCACGTACCTGCCGGTGGAAGGACATCAACGATGGCTACGGTCACGTTCGACAAGGCGACGCGCATCTACCCGGGCGGCGACAAGCCCGCCGTGGACGCCCTGGACCTGCACGTGGAGGACGGCGAGTTCCTCGTCCTCGTCGGCCCCTCGGGCTGCGGCAAGTCCACCTCCCTGCGCATGCTCGCCGGTCTCGAGGACGTCAACGGCGGACGCATCCTCATCGGTGACCGCGACGTCACGACGGTCCCCCCGAAGGACCGCGACATCGCGATGGTGTTCCAGAACTACGCGCTCTACCCGCACATGACGGTCGCCGACAACATGGGCTTCGCCCTGAAGATCGCCGGCACCCCGAAGGACGAGATCAAGCGCCGCGTGCAGGAGGCGGCCAAGATCCTCGACCTCGAGCAGTACCTGACCCGCAAGCCGAAGGCGCTCTCCGGTGGTCAGCGTCAGCGTGTCGCCATGGGCCGCGCGATCGTCCGCCAGCCGCAGGTCTTCCTCATGGACGAGCCGCTGTCGAACCTCGACGCCAAGCTCCGCGTCCAGACGCGCACCCAGATCGCCTCGCTGCAGCGCCGCCTGGCCGTCACGACGGTCTACGTCACCCACGACCAGGTCGAGGCCATGACGATGGGCGACCGCGTCGCGGTCCTCAAGGACGGTCTGCTGCAGCAGGTCGACACCCCGCGCCGCATGTACGACCACCCGAACAACGTCTTCGTCGCCGGCTTCATCGGCTCCCCCGCCATGAACCTGCTGACGCTGGAGTCGACCGACGGTGGCCTGAAGTTCGGCGACACCGTGCACCCGGTGGAGCGCTCGCTCCTCGCCGGCACGGGCAACAAGGTCACCCTGGGTGTCCGTCCCGAGGACCTCGAGCTGTCCACCTCGGGTCTGCCGGTCCAGGTCGAGGTCGTCGAGGAGCTCGGCGCCGACGCCTACATCTACGGTTCGCTCGCGCAGCCCGGTGGCGAGTCCCACCAGGTCATCGCGCGCGTCGACGGCCGCCGTCCTCCGGAGAAGGGGGCGACGGTCCACTTCACCCCGAAGCAGGGCCACGTCCACCTGTTCGACGTGACCAGCGGCGAGCGCATCGGCGCCTGAGCGCCGACGTCGTGACCGTCTGACACCAGGGCCGTCACTCCCCGCGGGGAGTGGCGGCCCTGCGTGCTGACGGGACGGGGGCCGGGACTGAGAGGATGGACGCGTGAGCACCTCGACGGCGGCGTCGCTGCAGATCACCGCTGCCCGCCCGTACCCCGAACTGCTGGACCTGCCGTGGGACGTCCCGCTGGAGGAGTGGCCTGAGCACCACCTGGCCGCCCTCCCCCGCGGGATCTCGCGCCACATCGTGCGGTTCGTCAAGCTCGGGAACCGCGTGCTGGCGGTCAAGGAGACGAACGCCCCCATCGCCCACCGCGAGTACCGGATGCTGCGCCTGCTGAACCGCCTCGAGGTGCCGTCGGTGGCCCCCGTCGCGGTCATCACCGGCCGGGTCGGCCGCGACGGCGAACCCCTCAACGCGGTGCTCATCACGCGCCACCTGCAGTACTCGCTCCCGTACCGCGCGCTCTACAGCCAGACGCTGCGCCCCGACACGGCCAAGCGGGCCGTCGACGCCCTCGCGGTGCTCCTCGTCAAGCTGCACCTCACGGGTTTCTACTGGGGCGACGTGTCCCTCTCGAACGCCCTGTTCCGCCGGGACGCGGGGGCCTTCGCGGCGTACCTCGTGGACGCGGAGACCGGGGAGCTCTACGACGAGTTGTCGACCGGCCAGCGCGAGTACGACGTCGACCTGGCGCGCACGAACATCGCCGGCGAACTCATGGACGTCGTCGCGTCCAGGGCGCTCGACGCCGACATGGACGAGGTGCTGGCGATCGCCGACCGCATCGTGTCCCGGTACCACGTGCTGTGGGCCGAACTCACCGAACCGGAGTCCTTCGAGCGCGGCGACCGCTGGCGCGTCGAGGCCCGCATCCGCCGCCTCAACGACCTCGGGTTCGACGTCGGGGAACTGTCCATCACGACCGACATCGACGGGACGACGGTCCGCATCGAGCCGAAGGTCGTCGACGCCGGCCACCACTCCCGGCGGTTGCTGCGCCTCACCGGGTTGGACGCCGAGGAGAACCAGGCCCGGCGCCTGCTCAACGACCTCGACTCCTACACGGCGGCGAACGGCCGGCAGGGCGAGGACGAGGAGATCGTGGCCCACGACTGGGTGGCCGACGTCTTCGAACCCGTCCAGCGCGCCGTCCCCCGCGAGATGCGGGGCAAGGTCGAAGCTGCTGAACTGTTCCACGAGGTGCTCGAACACCGCTGGTACCTGTCCGAACGGGCGTCGCGCGACGTGGGCCTCGAGGAGGCCGTGAACTCCTACGTCGTGGGCGTCCTGCCCACCAAGCCCGACGAACGGGCCGTGCTGGGCGTCGACACCCAGCAGATCCCGATCGTCGACCCGGACATGTACTGAGCCGAGCACCGAACCGCCACCCCGCTCCGTTGGAGGACGCTGTTGTCTGCTGAGAACCCCCGTGTCGTGCTGACCGGGGCGGCCGGGAAGCTCGGCCGCATCGTGCTGCGCGACCTGCTCGACCACGGTTTCTCCGTCCTCGCCCTGGACCAGGCGCCGCCGCCGGGCCTGACGGACGCCGACCTGGTGGACGGGAGGGCGCAGTTCGTCCGGATCGACCTCACCGACCACGGCGCCGTCACCGAGGCGATCACGGGACGCATCGAGGAACGCGGTGGCCCGTTCGACGGCGTCGTGCACCTCGCGGCGATCCCCGCGCCGGGCCTGGCGCCGAACGGCACGACCTTCCGCAACAACTCGGCCGCGACGTGGAACGTCTTCGACGCCGCCCGCGCCGCCGGCATCCGCAACGTCGTGTGGGCCTCGAGCGAGACGGTCCTCGGACTGCCCTTCGACGCCGCTCCCCCGCCGTACGCGCCACTGGACGAGGAGTACCGGGTGCGCCCGGAGTCCACGTATTCCCTCGTGAAGTCGCTCGAGGAGGAGATGGCCCACCACTTCTGCCGGTGGGAGCCGGAGCTGACGATGACGGGGCTGCGGTTCTCCAACGTCATGCACGTCGAGGACTACGCGCGGTTCCCCTCGTTCGACGCCGACCCACGGCTGCGCAAGTGGAACCTGTGGGGTTACATCGACGCCCGCGACGGGGCCCAGGCCGTGCGCAAGGCCCTGCAGCGCAGGGGGCCGGGCGTGGAGGTGTGCATCGTCGCCAACGCCGACACCGTCATGACGCGGTCCTCGGCCTCGCTCATGGCCGAGGTCTACCCGGACGTCGAGGTGCGCAAGGAACTCGCCGAGCACGAGACGCTGCTCTCGATCGACAAGGCCCGCCGCCTGCTCGGGTACGAACCCGAGCACTCCTGGCGCGACCACGTCTGAGCACCGCCACGCGAGAGGGGCCCCGGGGGAACGTCACCCCGGAGCCCCTCTCGTGCGTCAGACCTGGCGGGCCAGGGCGGTGGCGGCGAACTTGGCGTCCGGGTCCAGGACGTCGAGCAGCTTCACCATGACGGCGTCGAGGCGGCCGAGGTCGTCGGCGTCGAGGGGATCCAGGACGAGCTGGCGGACGCGTTCGACGTGCCCGGGCGCGGAGGCGACGACCTTGTCCCAGCCGGCGTCGGTGAGGATGGCGACCTGGCCGCGGCCGTCGCAGGGACTCTTCTCCCGGCGCACCCAGCCGTCCTTCTCCAGCCGCGACACGACGTGGGAGATGCGCGAAGGGCTGGCGTTGGAGCGGGCGCCCAGTTCGCTCATGCGCAGACTGCGGGTGGGTTCCTCGGACAGCATCGCCAGGGTCAGGTAGGCCGTCTTCGTGAGGTCGGCGTCCCGCTGCAGCTGGGCGTCGAGCGCGGCCGGGAGCAGTTCCATGAGCGCGCTGAGCCGCAGCCAGACCCGTCGTTCGTCGGAGGTCAGCCAGCGGGGGTTCTGCTCGGTCATCCCGCGATCGTAGCAGATAGTTGCAGATTGAAATACCTTCGGCGCCCCGTCGCCGCGCCGCTCAGTGTGCCACGCCCCCCGTCGCGTCGACCACCACGGCGACCGTGGCCTCCACCCGGGCCAGGGAGTCCTCGGACAGCGGCCGCCCGGCCAACCGCGCGGCCAGCAGAGCCGCGCCCCGGGACGGTTCGAACCGGGGCGAGCGCACGTCGTACCCGCCCAGCGCCGACAACCTCCGGGCGAAACCCTCGGCCACCTCCGGGACGGCGAGGACCCCGCCGGACCGCGACACCGGGACGACCGCGTCGTCGGGGAAACCCGCACGGGCCCGCACCGCGACGACGAGGTCCACGAGTTCGGCGGCGGCCTCCTCGAGCACACCCGCGGCGACGGCGTCCCCGCGCCGGGCCGCCTCGACGAGCGGACGGGACAACGCCGCGACCTCCCGCCGGGAGCGGCGCCAGCGGTTGAGGACGACGTCGACGAGTTCCAGGTCGGTGCTCAGGGCGAGGTGCTCGCGCAGGACGTCCAGCAGCGGACCCGGGGCCCGGCGGCCGTCGCTCATCCGCGAGAACTCCTGCAGGGCCCGCAGACCGAGCCAGTGCCCGGACCCCTCGTCCCCGAACCCCTCACCCCAGCCCCCCACCCGGGCGGCGCGCGACCCGTTGCGGCCGTAGGCGATGGACCCCGTGCCGCTGACGACGCCGATGCCGTCGATCCCGCCGAGGGAGCCGGCCCAGCCGGCCACGACGTCGTTGTCGACGGCGTACCGGTCGTGACCGAGCAGGTCGGCGGGCAGGGCGTCGAGGACGGGGACGTCTGCGGCCACCTCGCCGTAGGCGGGCAGGCCGAAGAACGCGTGGGTCAGCTCGCCCGGGGCGGTGCCCGCCAGCTCGCACACCGTGGTGACGGCCGCGGACAGCACGTCGCGGGTGACGTCGGTCGTCCCGTCGCCCTCGAGGTGGTAGCAGCTCGGCGCCACCAGTTCGGCGAGGACGGAGCCCTCCTGCGTCAGGACGCAGAGCGCCGTCTTCGTGCCGCCGCCGTCGACGCCGAGGAACACCCCGGCGGGCGCGGCGCTCACGGCTGCCACGGGTGGACGGTGACCCCCTGGACGACCCGGTTCACCTCCCCGCCGGGGAACGGGTCGTCCGGTGTCCCGGGGCCGGCGAGGGCGAACCGCAGGGCGAGCAGCTGGGCGGTGACGGCCGCGGGCAGGGCGCGCAGGTCGTCCGGGACGCCGTCGGGCAGCGCCGGGTCGACGACGAGGACGTCGCGCTCGCCGAGCGCCGCGCGCAGTTCGGCGGCGATGTCGTCGTCGTACCGCCGGGTGTACGCGTCGCCGGACCGGAACACGACCGCCAGGGTCCCCGCGCGCAGGAACGACTTCGGGCCGTGGCGGACGCCGAGCGCCGTGTCGTGCAACCCCACGACGGCGCCCGCGGTCAGTTCGAGGAGCTTGAGCGAGGCCTCCCGCGCCAGCCCGGCGAGGGGGCCGCTGCCCAGCAGCACGACGCGGTCGTGGCCGCGGGCGGCGACGGCGGCGAGCTCCCCCGCCGACCGCAGGGCCGTCTCGGCGGCGGCGCAGAGCTCGGCGACGGGAACCGGTGCGCCCGGGGCCAGCAGCAGCCGGGCGGCGAGCAGCATCGAGGTGAAGCTCGAGGTCATCGCGAACCCGCGGTCGTTCGTCGCTGGGGGCAGCACGACGACGCGGGCGTCCGCGCGGCTGGCGAGCGCCGCGGCCAGCCGGCCGTCCGCGTTGCAGGTGACGACGAGGTGGTGGACCTCCTCCAGCGCGGCGTCCGCGACCGCGGCGGCGGCCACGCTCTCCGGGCTGTCGCCGGACCGGGCGAAGGAGACGAGCAGCGTCGGCCGCCCGGGCAGCGTCCCGGCGGGATCGGCGAGCAGGTCCGTTGTCGCGACGGCCTCGACGGCTCGGCCGAGCAGGCGGGTCAGCGCGGGCGCGAGCACCTGCCCGACGAACGCGGACGTGCCCGCCCCCGTGAGGACGACGCGCAGGTCCTCGCGGGCCAGCAGGGGCGCCAGCCAGGACGCCGTCGCGTGGTCCCCGCCGACGAGGTCGGCCACCTCCGGCCACAGGCCGGGTTGCTGGGCGATCTCCGTCGCCGTGTGGCCGGCGCCGCGGGCGCGGAGCCCGTCGAGCTCACCGTCGGGGAAGCGGGGGGTCACGTCGGCTCCTCGGGACTGCGGGGGGGTGGGAGGGTGCGGGTCAGGACCGGAGGAACTCGGCGAGGTCGTCGACGGTGCGGACCACGACGGCCCCGTCGCGCAGGTCGGCCGGCAGGTCCGCCAGCAGCGCCTCGTCCGGTACGGCCACGGGCGGGTCGGTGGGCGCCAGCACGGCCCCCGCGGCGCGCGCGAGGTCCAGGACGAAGCGCAGCACCTCGTCCTCTCCGTCGAGCTCGACCATGAGCGAGTCGAACGGTTCGCCGTACCCGTACACGTCGGCCGACCCGTCGGGCGTCTCGACGCGGACGAAGAGGTGCTCCGGGTCGCGTTCGGAGGCCAGCGGTTCCACGACGGCCCGGACGGCCGCCGGGTCCAGCGGGACCTCGGCGCCGCCGGACCACCGCGTGAGGAAGACGTCCAGGCTCACCGGTGGCGCGCGACCTCGTAGAGGGCGATGCCCGCGGCGACACCGGCGTTGAGGGACTCGACAGCCGCGGCCATCGGGATGCTCACGACCTGGTCGCACTTCTCCCGGACCAGGCGGGACAGCCCCGCCCCCTCGGCACCGAC
This genomic interval from Kineococcus endophyticus contains the following:
- a CDS encoding carbohydrate ABC transporter permease; this translates as MVGVYVLLVTALVIVLVPLVYIVASSFSSPAAVSAGRVFLWPVDPTLRGYEVALSNSAILTGFANSVFYTLAGAAISVTLTIMIAYPLSRPDLWGRTVITKAVVFTMLFAGGIIPTYLVVQALGLLDTRGALLLPQAIGVWQVIIAIAFLRSSIPEELHEAAAIDGASDLRILFTVVLPLAKPLIAVIALMYGIAQWNSYFDALLYLRDPDLAPLQIVLRNILVLNTSGGSTDAAAMMERQQLANLLKYSLIVIATVPLLLVYPFVARYFTKGILVGAVKG
- a CDS encoding cation:proton antiporter; this translates as MHTAALLIELGAVIFGLGLVGRLAGRLGISPVPLYLLAGLAFGAGGVVPLNAPEGFLDAASEIGVVMLLLLLGLEYSAGDLLGNLRRQAPVGVLDLLLNGLPGAAFGLLLGFGPVGALAMFGITAVSSSGIVAKVLADLGRLGNRETPSVLGILVLEDLGMAVYLPILTAVLAASGVWEATGSVLIALACLAVALVVALRWGSVISKFVSGGSGEVTLLRVLGLALLVAGVAEQLHVSAAVGAFLLGISLSNDLAPEAHHRLEPLRDLFAAVFFVSFGLSTDPSSLPPVLLPALVLVVVGVVTKLVTGWVAARRAGIAVPGRIRAGAALIPRGEFSIVIAGLATAAGVDARLAALAAAYVLVMAVLGPVLARFADPWARAYVRRQREKAATTAR
- a CDS encoding ABC transporter ATP-binding protein produces the protein MATVTFDKATRIYPGGDKPAVDALDLHVEDGEFLVLVGPSGCGKSTSLRMLAGLEDVNGGRILIGDRDVTTVPPKDRDIAMVFQNYALYPHMTVADNMGFALKIAGTPKDEIKRRVQEAAKILDLEQYLTRKPKALSGGQRQRVAMGRAIVRQPQVFLMDEPLSNLDAKLRVQTRTQIASLQRRLAVTTVYVTHDQVEAMTMGDRVAVLKDGLLQQVDTPRRMYDHPNNVFVAGFIGSPAMNLLTLESTDGGLKFGDTVHPVERSLLAGTGNKVTLGVRPEDLELSTSGLPVQVEVVEELGADAYIYGSLAQPGGESHQVIARVDGRRPPEKGATVHFTPKQGHVHLFDVTSGERIGA
- a CDS encoding cation:proton antiporter regulatory subunit, whose protein sequence is MDLEETKLPGVGLRHDFTTARGRRIGVISTRGGERELLVYSQDDPDACHAVVDLDGDEAEVLAELLGQPRVIERLARLREQIEGLATEGIYLEDSSPYVGKTLGDAAIRSRTGASVVALVRNGEVVPSPAPSQQFSSGDKIVVVGTQEGVRATAELLHNG
- a CDS encoding DUF4032 domain-containing protein, whose amino-acid sequence is MSTSTAASLQITAARPYPELLDLPWDVPLEEWPEHHLAALPRGISRHIVRFVKLGNRVLAVKETNAPIAHREYRMLRLLNRLEVPSVAPVAVITGRVGRDGEPLNAVLITRHLQYSLPYRALYSQTLRPDTAKRAVDALAVLLVKLHLTGFYWGDVSLSNALFRRDAGAFAAYLVDAETGELYDELSTGQREYDVDLARTNIAGELMDVVASRALDADMDEVLAIADRIVSRYHVLWAELTEPESFERGDRWRVEARIRRLNDLGFDVGELSITTDIDGTTVRIEPKVVDAGHHSRRLLRLTGLDAEENQARRLLNDLDSYTAANGRQGEDEEIVAHDWVADVFEPVQRAVPREMRGKVEAAELFHEVLEHRWYLSERASRDVGLEEAVNSYVVGVLPTKPDERAVLGVDTQQIPIVDPDMY
- a CDS encoding ABC transporter permease, whose product is MRPGKVADAAGTSTRAPSAARRSLRRHWQLYVMLSVPLLWFVVFKYVPMVNAVIAFKQYNVVDGIWGSDWVGLANFQRFFDNPVFGRIVSNTFLLSVYAVLAGFPIPIILALAINEVRLRFFAKTVQLVTYAPFFISTVIIVSMTILILSPRIGLMSDVFGFFGADDPNILGDPNAFRHIYVWTDVWQTAGYSAVIYLAALAGIDPTLYEAARVDGANRLQKIINVDLPGIAPTAVIILILGVGNVMSLGFEKAFLLQNPLNLSQSEVIATYTYKVGLINADFSLASAIGLFNSVINLVLLLTVNKVAKRVTGSGLW
- a CDS encoding ABC transporter substrate-binding protein: MSSPSRFRSRARTLAVGLAAVTLFATTACSGGDDPGDADNLSIFAAQGPDTDLKTNSFSKEMEELTGYTFDWQTTTYDGSTAAEARRIQLAGGDYPEVFLMIPWVDQFSQQDLLRYGQQGVLQPLNDLIDQNAPNIKQAFADFPGFKDLATAPDGKIYGLPQWNDCFHCSYQAKLWINTEWLKKLNLQMPTTTDEFFDVMMAFKTQDPNGNGKADEIPLTSSVDDLLLPYFANAFLYDPQGSATFPSTLALQDGKVTLQAQQDAYRDALAFMNKMYDAGLIDPGAFTQNRDALIAKGDNAEAPLIGAATALHSGIFVTTYQDDGRDEAYQALAPLKGPKGVQYASYNLPSMPGATFALTNKASEDEQVAAIKMLDHMFPQDQHLRAEFGIEGKDWFKPEPGETALDETLTPIARIPETDPNVKPANDGWGALAQYNENAEFRNAQVQPADGYERMLYAASKLYEPHVPQDQVFPYWSVWVPQEESAEVAELTTNIDNLVAQASAEFITGSRDVNDDGAWTSYVEELQSTGLPRYLEIQQKAYDASK